A stretch of DNA from Vanacampus margaritifer isolate UIUO_Vmar chromosome 1, RoL_Vmar_1.0, whole genome shotgun sequence:
GAATTAGTTTGATTATTGAACAGAGGGAAAGAGGGTGATGTAACGCTAAACTTTGCAGCCATATTGTACTTAATTCAGTTTGCATCCCTAATGGAGCGTCACTGATCCAAGCAGGTGGGCCCTGATGTTATTAATTTAGGCGTAACATTTCAGTTTGAGTGTGTGTAAAACTGATTGACATCGaaggtgttttcttttttttcatcctccaTTGCCAGGACATAGTTTTTGCGCTCtctgttttattttaagacATATTTGTCATCACCCGCCAAAAAGAAGTAGCTCCCAATGAGCTTTAACGTCCTCTGAGGACCATAATaggatttcagatttttttttttttaggtttggaGTAAGCATGGGCCGCGATATTAGGTTCTGAAAATAGTGAAACTGACTTGTGCTGAATATTTCTATCTTTTCTACTATGCAGGAGCTTTGAAAATAGTGAAGCCTAAGATGGCCGCTTTgagccaaaatggcagacttcctgtgtcttcttGAGACTTTCAAGGCAATAGGTGTTAAATGTTAACCGTGTGGACAACGCCTATCCCAGGGTCCAAACAGGCCAAAGGTTCGCTCCTCCAGAGTGATAAGCCGCTCTACAGCTTCCTGCCTCGTCTGCGGAGGACAAGACGCTGCCGATCAGGTCCGctctggtggtggtggtctAGAGGGGGCGttttgatttccagctcaactgTTAAGGTAAGCACTTgactatttattatttgtggGGGTGTCATTCATTATAGGCAAGCGCAGGGGTTTGCAAAGTAGGGTTCGTAAGCCACATCCTTCCTGTCTGTAATGCAGCCCACTAAGCATTTAGATGATCAAGAGACCTTTAATATGTGTTGCATTAATGGAGCCTTATTCTCCTAAATTGGTTTATtaaagttcattaaaaaaaaaaaaaaatctcatttaatAGTTGATTTGTTGTCAAtgataaaattgtaaaataaataaataaaaattacataacGTAACATTTCCCAACTACTGCATGCATTTTGTTAGATATTTATAGTTACAGTGAttataaataatgacatttaaaaattagaacaaattattttattagaatagcatttgtttttcttattcatttgaaaatatttttaatcatctcatttaatgttttatggtaaattataaaatacagtaaaataaaagcaatgcaTATGCATTTAGTATTTTGTATTGGCTTAATTGactcaattaatcaattataatGACATTATAATGagaatgaaatattttattaccTAAATGAACATGTTTCACacctatttattcatttttattatatttttatcaatcaaatacattttgacaaatggttaatttatttttgtaaataaactaAGTAGATATTagcaaaataaatcattttacatatacatttaacattaattaattttattaaatgatGAGTTGATTATAACTGATTTGGTcataattataaaattataattGAATTTAAATAGATGTAATTGATTTAAGCTattataaaatgtgcaaaaattagctgatttttgttttgtttgttttttttcagatttttgccatttgttttATTCTGATGCGGCTTGCGTGTTTCAGGCCACCATGGACAAACACGTAACCCACATTTCCAAGGAGGACCTGGACGAGCTCAGAGAGGCGTTCAATAAAATCGGtcagttcacacacacacacacacacgcacacacaactttTACGGTGTCAAGACacaggaccttttttttttaattactcgtTTGGCGTGTGGAACATTTGTTCTTTCATTGCAAATCATTGCTGAACAGTTAATcatcaatattttattgttttattaggCCATGTATGCTGACGGTGGCCTGCAACCACTGCCTGCTCACCGTGCCTTTCATTTAATGACttcttaatgtgtgtgtgtgttttaaatctatgcattaatcacattacttatCAGGCAACAAATAATGATAgtaaagggatgccgtgggtgccagccgatttaagcatttttgactgatctttcaaggtccatagaaaattatgtgtttggactatggaaacacacatactaccaaatgaaagattggactctcatctttcatcagaacaaaaagtttgtttctaccttattccgtttttcagtaatcaacaatagaaaatggttagtttcacctctgttttgaaaaaaaacaaaacgttttttaacgtctttggcactccataggattttactaaacgttatttaacgtttttggcagtcaaagagttaatgatcctcaagtaactgttttaaaaatggtcatcttactacagtttgctcttgttttggtcgctgttcagtgcaggggtgAATCTAGTTTAGTGGAATGCGGGGCCGAGGCCACCCCCAAATCTTGATAATCCTAAAGTGTTAcgtagcagttttttttctcaaacaactatagaaaatgtaaacaatttgtaattgtttgcttcatttcaatgtgattaataaattaaagtcaaagaaTTTCTGTTTAGTCCCTCAAATTATTTGTTGAACGGTAATAAAAATCGATGTTTCCTGTAACATGgtgaaaaattgtgattaactctttgactgccaaaaacgttaaataacgtttagtaaaatcctatggaggactgccaaagacgttaaaatacgttttttcaaaacaaaggtgaaattaaccattttttattgttgattactgaaaaacggaataaggtacaaacaaacttttttttctgatgaaagatgagagtccaatctttcatggtagtatgtgtgtttccatagtccaaacacataattttctgtggaccttgaaagatcagtcaaaaatgcttaaatcggctgacacccatggcatcccttttctgaaaacgtctggcagtcaaagagttaataatcatTGACTCCaatatagataaaaaataattgtgatgatCATTTTGGCCATAATCATGCAGCCCGACCCTAATTCTGAATAGTGGACGCAAGCAGCTACCGTACTTCTAGCCACAACTTGACTGCTCATGCTAGTATTGTCCAAATgtgatgtgatgtggttaaatattacttttacaATAGGAGAGTTTATGCTTTGTGAGGTAACTTGCAAGTTATTCTCCACAAAATACAAATCTCCCAAAAATGAACTGCGGCCATTTATTCTGAAAGTCCTCTTGAGGTTTGCCGGCGCTAAAAAGTTTGTGCTTtgcgtgtgttttgtttgtttagacaTCGATAACAGCGGCTACGTGAGCGACTTTGAGCTCCACGAGCTGTTCCGCGAAGCCAGCTTCTCCCTGCCCGGATATCAAGTGCGGGAGATTGTAGAGACCTTCGCGGCCGGCGACACCAACAAGGATGAGAAGATCAGCTTTGAGGAGTTTGTCTCTGTGAGCTCACGGCCCAAAATTTGACACGCGCTTGAACACGCCGGATACGCTTTACTACACAGGcgtgtgctttttattttgtttaattttttagatCTATCAGGAGCTGAAGAGCAAGAAGTTCAGCGAGACCTTCCGCAAATCCGTCACCAGGAAGGAAGGCATCCGGTCCAtcggggggatgtcggggatcTCAAGCGTGGGGACACAACACTCCTACTCAGGTGCGAGAATTACAGCCTGATCCATATGGACTTTGTGAGGCCGATTCTGATAACAGcagcaattatttttgaaaatatatagtcccttaactctttgactgccagacgttttcagaaaagggatgccgtgggtgccagccgatttaagcatttttgactgatctttcaaggtccacagaaaatgttgtgtttggactatggaaacacacatactaccaaatgaaagattggactctcatctttcatcagaaaaaaaagtttgtttctgccttattccgtttttcagtaatcaacaatagaaaatggttagtttcacctctgttttgaaacaaacgtcttttaacgtctttggcactcctccataggattttactaaacgttatttaacgtttttggcagtcaaagagctaacgCTCACATATGACATTTAGAAATGTTGGTAGAGATTTTAGCAAGAGTCACGGGCCATGTAATATGAAGCAGCAGGCCggatctggcccccgggccttgagtttgacacgtGATTTAGGCCATAAATGCATTACGGATTTTGTGCTTTAAAGAAGAAACAAGTTGGTTTAAGAGGATTAAGACAAACGtatcaaattaaatacaatgcaTTTTcatccctctatttcatgagtgtaatatttttttcccaattaaaaccctgacttttatatgatctgacacatgcattgcacggataatccattagagggcggtatcacccatctgatggcttttccagcgccCTTGcaagatttttggaaatacaaatatgtttgatatgtctgtttattattatatttttgacagttctaaatgtatgaatttaaagtattgtgaccggatgtatcaaatatgatacaaatCAAAAGCCATATGTGGAActtgattttcaaaaatgttttagtttgtttgtttgttcaaaagaccaataaatactctgaCAATTTTCTCCTATATATTTCATGGGTCAGGGTTATAGAAAATGTATGGATTTTAAAGACTACTACTTGTTTACATTCCTAGCACGTGAACGTTGACATTTAAAAGTGCGCAtgtgttctgtttttgtgtgcagATGAAGAGAAGGTAGCGTTTGTCAACTGGATCAACAAAGCGTTGGCCAAAGATCCCgactgccgccacctgctgccAATGAACCCCGACGATGAAAGCCTCTTCACCTCCGTCCGCGATGGCATCCTGCTGTGGTGAGCTCATTTTATATACACTTGCAGATTTTTATATTCAGTCGGATTTGGCACGCTAACGACACTCAGTGTGTCCTATTGAAAGCACACGCAACACACGTGACATCAATACTGTGAGTTTACTTTCTGTTCTCCCTGGCAGCAAGATGATCAACCTCTCCCAGCCCGACACCATCGACGAGCGAGTCATCAACACGCGGAAGCTCACGACTTTCACAAAGACTGTGAGTGGCTGCAAACACGTGACGTCTATTGCTGCCAAAGTGCAAAGTCGTCTTTTTATGAATATTACCGAAGagattactgtactgtacagtattatatGTGTATGGATATAAAAAGAgatgaaaataacacattttgggggggggggggggtgttgcacATTTTTAGGAAAATCTTGTCCTGGCGCTAAACTCTGCTTCGGCCATTGGCTGCACGGTGGTGAACATCGACGCACTTGCTCTGATGGTTGGCAAACCTCATCTGGTGCTGGGATTATTCTGGCAGATTATCAAAGTGGGCCTCTTTGCTGATATCGAAATCAGCCGCAATGAAGGTCggtacacagttttttttttttttttttttgtgtgtgtacattgtCATTTGTAACACTAATTTGGCCTGCTTGTTAGTGTTTAAtataattcacattttttattattattattttttttacaaatatttaataattgcTATGCTAAAATtaatgtgctgttttttttttaaattaagatgaaacaaaattattaaaactgagcaatttgtaactaaaataaaagcaataaaatcaaatgactaaaatatttttttttaactaaatataatatgaatagtaataaaaaaatctatctatgtgtttttgttgttgtttttttaaaataaaaatatttaacaaatctTCCggtatttatatacatatatatatatttttaaagacaatATAATAACTaatttactaaaataaaataaaaatagcaatacTAAAATTAAATATCAGTGCTactaaaaacaacattaaaaaaaaataaaataaatacaattatttatacTTATACTTTTCTAGtaagataaataaaacaattgctaAAATCTGTTTGGATAGCTCTATtcagacattttaaatatttttaaaacatttgatgATGTAAGTGATCATTTTATCGGACCGTGCAGTATCGCACCGCACTCGGCCtaatgtatgtgcgtgtgaaaTCTCCATCCAAGCTTAAATGAGTCGTGCTCGCGTGTGTGTGCTTTGCAGGCATGATTTGCCTCCTCAACGAGGGAGAGAGTCTGGACCACCTGATGTCTCTCTCCCCTGAAGAGTTGCTGCTCCGCTGGGTCAACTACCATTTGCGCAACGCCGGCACCGAGAGCATCGGCAACTTCAGCGGGGACATCATGGTCTCTCTGAcaacgcacgcgcacacacgcacagacactactcagaaaaaaaatcttggattTAAGATTTCAGGATGGACCGAAAATTCACTTTAATTTGACAACTAGAGTGGgcgaaccttttttttttgtcatgttgtgGAAGAGTTATTTAAAGTATAGTCTAAAGTTTTTGGGATTTACAATTGGTGATTTCCATGGCAAGGATAAGAAgtcttttttatacatttttttaagaatagAAATTTTGATTTCCCGCAGATTTGGCCggtttaagaaaatattacttttatgtAGTTACTTTTACATACGTAACTTGCCATCAGTCAtggtaactcatttgctcccaaaaacatataaatacgttgtattttaaacatgaccatgctcccaaagacatatttatacattgtttttttaatgtatttttatgctagagcatacagaaggctttgatgcagaatctgaactgaagagaatactggaggcaatggtagttattacaaaatcggccagcaggtggcagcagagtataagagatcaaccagggccatgttgcaaaaagttctttcccccactgttttaaacagatttgtgaataatgatgaaacttagctatattctaatgctaattgctgcaaaacggacacagatagaaatatacttttttttcttgatgaaagaagagactctaatctttcttttagtaacttccatgttttatagcaatagaacacaatattatgcgggccttgcaaaatcactcaaaatccagtaaaaccgccgggagcgaagggggttgcttcagtgaaaatggcgggcagtgaatgagttaatggacaTGTTATCACTGAGCTTCCTTATTCCGCAGGACTCACGGGCTTACTTCCACCTCCTGGACCAGATCGCTCCTCGTGGAGAGCACGACGACTTCATGAATGTCAAAATCGACATGAACGGCCTGAATGTGAGTCACTTTAGTGGAACTGTGGTAAAAATCTGCCCTCTGACCAAAAAAATTGGCGTTCGATTTTGCATAGACCTCGTGAGGAATTACATCTTTTTCGCAACATTTTTCTTGGAAGGATTGGGACCTGAACCGGCGCGCCGAACTGATGCTGCAGCAGGCGGCCCGTCTGGACTGCCGGCAGTTTGTGACGGCTCAAGACGTCACCGCTGGGAACAACAAGCTCAACTTGGCCTTCGTGGccaacctgttcaacacgcacCCGGCCCTGCAGAGGGGCCACGTCAACGGCTTGGAGGCGGCCCAACTGGAGCGTGAGACCCAACAGACTCTTTGCCACGCTACGATTGTTGCAGGAATGGGCGGGTGACGGTGGGAATGTCCTGTCTTAACAGCCGAGAGCAGAGAAGAGAAGACTTTCCGCAACTGGATCAACTCTCTGGGCGTCAACCCATACGTCAACCACATGTACCAGTAAGTCAAATCAAAAAGTGGCACTGGcatttttccaaaaagaaaataataaaaatttttggaagacatttttttttctatttttcttccaACCCACgtaattattcagaaaaaaatgccaataaATCAGcaatatgtgttttctgcaaAAACAGGAGGTAAGTGGAGAGGAAAAAAGCCTGGGAAATTTTGGACAACccccaaaatgttaaaattttaaaaattaaaagaaaaacaaaaaaaaaatccagatttatcagaaatgtattatttttttaaattatttttttaaattcaagttaGCAGGCAACTGCAACCACACTCTTGGTGAttttctaaaaagaaaataataacttagaaaactttttttctattttcttccAACCCAAGTAATTGTTCAGAAAATTCCAATGAATAAGCATAATATGTAAATAAGAggaaaatggagagaaaaagcctggaaaaattacaaatattaaaattaaaagaaaattgaaaagtCCTCCAAAATTACTCTGTACCATATTTGTcaataatgtatttaaaaaaaacaaaattcagttacaaatgcaaaaatatactatttgtatatttaaaaatatatatcttcaAAACAAGTTTGATGATTTGATTTAAGTACATCCTCAAAATGACTGCTCAAAATAAATCTGTCCTGTCAGTCAAAAATTGATCatcataaaaatggaaatagaataattaaaaatctatttaattataatataaattatattcaaaatatatttctatataaCTTACATAGTCTTAAATTCTCAATACCCGGtgctttatttttactttgtctAAATGCCCCACCAAATTAAATCTGTACCAtagctgtcaaaaaaaaaaaaaaaaaatgcgaacgatcataattattttatagatGTTGTATACACAAGTACAGTGTGTTTAAATAAATCTAATGCTACTATGCCTCAGCGATCTGTGCGACGGTTTGGTGATTCTGCAGCTCTACGAGAAGGTGAACGTTCCCGTCAACTGGAAGAAAGTCAATCAGCCTCCCTACCCCGCCCTTGGGGCTAATATGAAAAAGGTTTGACTCATGACAGCACCAAGACCGTTTCGAATCCAATCAAAAATGgacaatttgtattttactgGGCACACAGCTGGAGAACTGCAACTGCGCCGTGGCCCTGGGTAGGAACGTGGCCAACTTCTCCCTCGTCGGGATCGGGGGCGAGAACCTGAACGAGGGAAGCCCCATGCACACCCTGGCGCTGGTGTGGCAGCTCATGAGGAGGTGTGTTGTGACTTGTCAAGGAATTGTAACACGTGCATGCTGTGTTGTGGGAGGTTATATTGCATTGAAAGGTTTTCCTGATGGGCCTTTTTACATTGATTGCACTGGTTTAAGATTACCGTAGTATATAttttccgttccgtcttcaattacgcttatccggggtctttactggttgggcgaactcccacgcaccctcgaggaccctgctgagggtgtagagctgagtttgacacccctggtccaAACAAATTCAAAGtatcaaaaggaaaaaaagccaacaaaattacaggaaaaacatgacaaagATTATGTGACCACTGACCGCAATACACAGAAAGAGGTGACCTGTTATCACACTTCCACACGCAGGTACACGATGCTGGTGTTATCAGATCTGGGTGGCGGCGAGAAAGTGGGAGAGCAGATCATTCTCAAATGGGTCAACACCACCCTCAGAGAAAAGGGTAAAGATTCACAGATCAGCAGCTTCAAGGCGAGTGTGCGAGACTCTTAATTTTCTGACAGATGTTACGGGCAAGGAAACTCATTGCATTCTACCCTCTCAAACTGAACCGTGCAATCCCATTTGTGTGTTTCTACAGGATCTTCACATCAGCACCAGCATGCCAGTGATCGACCTGATTGACGCCATCGCTCCCGGTACCGTCAAGTGGGACATGGTGAAGAGACCGGAGAGGGGCGTGATGAAGACCGCTGACAAGCTCAACAACGCCAAGTAAATAAATGCCTAGTCATAGTAAACAAATATTACAGCAGCTCAATGAGTCTACGAGACTATttgtactgccccctggtggccaaggccgCCACACCAGAAGGGGCAgcaaaatgaattgaattgcTTCCACCTCTGGTATTTCCTGCCAACTCatcctttttcctcttcctttttcagaTATGCAGTCTCTTTGGCCCGGAAGATCGGCGCTCGTGTCTACGCTCTGCCTGACGACTTAGTGGAGGTGAATCCCAAGATGGTGCTGACGATATTCGCCTGCCTTATGGGTCATGGTTTGAAAAAGGCCCATCGCTAAA
This window harbors:
- the LOC144048996 gene encoding plastin-1-like isoform X2, translated to MDKHVTHISKEDLDELREAFNKIDIDNSGYVSDFELHELFREASFSLPGYQVREIVETFAAGDTNKDEKISFEEFVSIYQELKSKKFSETFRKSVTRKEGIRSIGGMSGISSVGTQHSYSDEEKVAFVNWINKALAKDPDCRHLLPMNPDDESLFTSVRDGILLCKMINLSQPDTIDERVINTRKLTTFTKTENLVLALNSASAIGCTVVNIDALALMVGKPHLVLGLFWQIIKVGLFADIEISRNEGMICLLNEGESLDHLMSLSPEELLLRWVNYHLRNAGTESIGNFSGDIMDSRAYFHLLDQIAPRGEHDDFMNVKIDMNGLNDWDLNRRAELMLQQAARLDCRQFVTAQDVTAGNNKLNLAFVANLFNTHPALQRGHVNGLEAAQLEPESREEKTFRNWINSLGVNPYVNHMYHDLCDGLVILQLYEKVNVPVNWKKVNQPPYPALGANMKKLENCNCAVALGRNVANFSLVGIGGENLNEGSPMHTLALVWQLMRRYTMLVLSDLGGGEKVGEQIILKWVNTTLREKGKDSQISSFKDLHISTSMPVIDLIDAIAPGTVKWDMVKRPERGVMKTADKLNNAKYAVSLARKIGARVYALPDDLVEVNPKMVLTIFACLMGHGLKKAHR
- the LOC144048996 gene encoding plastin-1-like isoform X1; this translates as MLTVWTTPIPGSKQAKGSLLQSDKPLYSFLPRLRRTRRCRSGPLWWWWSRGGVLISSSTVKATMDKHVTHISKEDLDELREAFNKIDIDNSGYVSDFELHELFREASFSLPGYQVREIVETFAAGDTNKDEKISFEEFVSIYQELKSKKFSETFRKSVTRKEGIRSIGGMSGISSVGTQHSYSDEEKVAFVNWINKALAKDPDCRHLLPMNPDDESLFTSVRDGILLCKMINLSQPDTIDERVINTRKLTTFTKTENLVLALNSASAIGCTVVNIDALALMVGKPHLVLGLFWQIIKVGLFADIEISRNEGMICLLNEGESLDHLMSLSPEELLLRWVNYHLRNAGTESIGNFSGDIMDSRAYFHLLDQIAPRGEHDDFMNVKIDMNGLNDWDLNRRAELMLQQAARLDCRQFVTAQDVTAGNNKLNLAFVANLFNTHPALQRGHVNGLEAAQLEPESREEKTFRNWINSLGVNPYVNHMYHDLCDGLVILQLYEKVNVPVNWKKVNQPPYPALGANMKKLENCNCAVALGRNVANFSLVGIGGENLNEGSPMHTLALVWQLMRRYTMLVLSDLGGGEKVGEQIILKWVNTTLREKGKDSQISSFKDLHISTSMPVIDLIDAIAPGTVKWDMVKRPERGVMKTADKLNNAKYAVSLARKIGARVYALPDDLVEVNPKMVLTIFACLMGHGLKKAHR